Within Actinomycetota bacterium, the genomic segment ATCAAATCTCTTTTTCCTACAAAGAATTGCTATATCTTTATAGGAAAAATTATTGCTTTTTATTAAATTTTCAATTTCTTTAACTATAAATTCTGCCTCATCACTATATGTTGGAGCAAAGAATGCAAAAACTTTTGAATCTTTTTTAAAATAGGCTTTTGGTATTTTCTCTAATCTATTTTTATTATTTTTCACTACATTATAAGCAACATCAAGTACATTTTGTCCTGTTCGAAAACTCTTTGTGATAGAAGTGGTTTTTACTTTTTGTTTGAAAAGTTCCAACTGATTAAATTTTAAGATATTGTAAACAGATGCCCCCCTCCAACCATATATCGATTGATCATCATCACCAACTACAGTCACATTTTTATCTTCACCAGAAAGGAGATATATAAGCTCAGCTTGTGCAATATTAGTGTCTTGATATTCATCAACAAATACATATTTATATCTGTTTTGATAATTAGCTAAAATTGCTGGTCTTTGTTTAAATAACTGGACAGGAGTCATTACTTGATCTCCATAATCTATGAAGTTCTGCTGGCTTTTTAATTTCTCATATTCTTCATAAACCTGTAAAAGTTCTCTATGTATATTGAAATTCTTTATAGCAATTTCTCTTAATTCTTTTGATTTATAAGTTGAAAAATCTGATTCTAAATTTATATATTTTCTGAATTTTTCAACATTTATCAGGTGGTTTTTAAGGTCTATAATAATATCAAGAAGTTTGTCTAAGAAATTACCAATAGAACTTCCTATTTTCACATCTTCAAAAACAAATTCATTCATCACTTGATAAAGAAGTTGCCAGGATTCAGCTCGAGATATTAAGTTGAAGTCAGTATCTAATCCTAAAATAAGGGAGTTCTCTTTTATTATCTTGTTACCAAAGGAGTGAAATGTGGATATCTGTAGGTTATTTATGTCTATTTTTCTTTTAACCTTTTGAGCTATCTGAATACACATATTTTCTGCAGCTTTTATTGTAAATGTTAAACCTAAAATCTGTTCAGGAGTTGCTAATTTTCTATTTATAACTTCAATTATTTTTGATGTAAGTGTAGTAGTTTTCCCAGCACCTGCAACTGACATAATCAGATGAGGTCCCTCTGTTACAGCTATTGCTTCTTTTTGCTCTTTAGTTAACAAATATTTTTGCTTCATATAAATAATTTATATAAAAATTTAATCTTGTCCATAAAATCTTGAACATATCAATTT encodes:
- a CDS encoding UvrD-helicase domain-containing protein → MLTKEQKEAIAVTEGPHLIMSVAGAGKTTTLTSKIIEVINRKLATPEQILGLTFTIKAAENMCIQIAQKVKRKIDINNLQISTFHSFGNKIIKENSLILGLDTDFNLISRAESWQLLYQVMNEFVFEDVKIGSSIGNFLDKLLDIIIDLKNHLINVEKFRKYINLESDFSTYKSKELREIAIKNFNIHRELLQVYEEYEKLKSQQNFIDYGDQVMTPVQLFKQRPAILANYQNRYKYVFVDEYQDTNIAQAELIYLLSGEDKNVTVVGDDDQSIYGWRGASVYNILKFNQLELFKQKVKTTSITKSFRTGQNVLDVAYNVVKNNKNRLEKIPKAYFKKDSKVFAFFAPTYSDEAEFIVKEIENLIKSNNFSYKDIAILCRKKRFDEITLSLDKKDIPYEIVGGRGFYYRPEIIDAISLLKLTHDPGDSLALVRVLKSPKYKICDRDIFHLAKYIISKDKEYIEEIKSKNRE